In the genome of Saccharospirillaceae bacterium, the window CGGGTCCGTTACGCCGAAGCGGTACCTACTAAGCTGGATATGGGTAAAAGTTGTATCCGTTTTAAAAACCCCAAACACATTCCCTACAACTTAATTGGCGAGTTGGTCAGCAAAGTGAGCGTTGATGATTGGATATCGGTTTATCAAAGCCTCAAAAAATAGAACTTGTTCCACTTTTACTGTTCTACTCTATTAACGACTTAAATTGCGCTTCTGATAACACTTCTTCTTCCAGTAAAGCTTGTGCAACCTTGCTTATTTGCTCCCAGTATTGGTCAACTAATTGATCAGTTTTCAGGGTTGCTTCCTCCAGCCACTCTTTGACTAACTTTTCAGTCTGAGATTTGAAGTGAACTTCACGGCTCCATTCATGTAACACAGTGGTGTCTAAGTTGTAACTATCGGGATGCATTCCGTATTTGGCAACAGGATTCCAGGCAGACCACATGGCCTGCTTCAAATCACTGATAGCGCCAGTATCTAACCCTTCGTCTCCGAACTGCTTTACCTGGGCAGCTCGACCAGCTAAGGCTACACATGTCTGCGAGAACCAAAAAGCTTTTGTATAATCAACATCTTGTTCCCTACTATAGGCCACCATACCTAAAGCTTGTTCTCTGGGTACAATACTTATTTGTTCAATTATTCTCTCTGGCATTAAAACTTTTGAGATAACAGCATGGCCAGCCTCATGAAAGGCCGTTTCTGCCAGCATTTTTTCGCACTTATC includes:
- a CDS encoding DUF1801 domain-containing protein, with protein sequence MIGYVVPHQLFPAGYHCNPELPLPFMNLAAQKSHYGFYHMGIYAMPELESWFRVRYAEAVPTKLDMGKSCIRFKNPKHIPYNLIGELVSKVSVDDWISVYQSLKK